The genome window GCTTGTCCGTCCGGATCGGAAGAAAAAACTGCCCGTTGTTTTCAGTCTGGATGAAGTGAAGCGGGTACTGGATTGTGTCCATCGTTTTCAATATCAAGTTTGCTTGAAGACGATCTATGCGTGTGGACTGCGCTTGCTGGAAGGGACCTGCTTGCGCGTGAAAGATATCGAAAGCGACCGCAAGATGATCCATGTGGTTCAGGGAAAAGGTGGCAAAGACCGCTATGTACCTTTGCCCAACCATACCTTGATGCTGTTACGTCATCATTGGCGCTCACATCGCGATCCCACCTGGATGTTTCCTGCTCGAAACGGGCTGGCCGCCATGGATGAGACCGCACTCCAGAAAGCGGTTCGAGCCGTGCGCACCGGGAGCCAGCCCACCACCAGCACGCGCGCACGCGGATCGCCAAAACCCGGCACTGGCTTGCCCCAATATTCATGATCTTTATATGCCTTACGCTTGACCCGCGCCACTTCCTCGCGCCATTCCACCAGGCGTGGACATTTGCGGCAGGAGATGATTTGTTGATTGTGTTGTTCGAGGTCCGTCATCCTTTGATTGTATACTGGAATTTGTAACTTTTTACGGAATCTCTCATACTATAGATAGAGACGTTCATGCTTAGCTTCGAAGAATTATTCGTATCCTATTCTCCAGACGTGTATCGCTTTGCCAACTGGCTTTCCGGCAATGCGGACGATGCCGAGGATATTACCGCC of Anaerolineales bacterium contains these proteins:
- a CDS encoding site-specific integrase; this translates as MGALRQKMIEDMQLKGLAVRTQEAYVNAVLQLSRHCKKSPDCIDEEELRDYFLYLKNEERVADSTFSIALCGIKFFYEQTLKKDWHTLQLVRPDRKKKLPVVFSLDEVKRVLDCVHRFQYQVCLKTIYACGLRLLEGTCLRVKDIESDRKMIHVVQGKGGKDRYVPLPNHTLMLLRHHWRSHRDPTWMFPARNGLAAMDETALQKAVRAVRTGSQPTTSTRARGSPKPGTGLPQYS